One Bos taurus isolate L1 Dominette 01449 registration number 42190680 breed Hereford chromosome 4, ARS-UCD2.0, whole genome shotgun sequence genomic window, AGTGAAGAAGCAGGGCTCTGGGCAAGTTTAGCCCCTGGCCAGCACACCCACTGGGCAGTATGTCCACCCAGCACCCGTGGGGCTGGGCTTTTGGTGTAAATAGAGCCTAGAATATCAAAGAAGGCTTGAGGCACTGAATCTGCTTCTTAGCAGCTGTGTTGCCCTGGACACCTTATTTAAAtattctgtgtctcagtttcctcttctccaTCAGCTGGAGGTAAGAGATCATAATCGACTTTATAGCCTAGCTTGAGGTTTAACTAAGTTAGTATAGGTGAAAATGCAGCCTGGGGGTGGGACATTACTGTAGGCATTCAGGAAATAGCAGTACTAATATTATGACCAGTACTCACctaaaataaaaccatttaaaaaaccATAACCTGGACTTATTTTTGCCATGGACCATGTTTTGGCATCCAATCAGCaacaattttgttttgttttgttttaatttctagaaCATCTGCCTGATACCCAGCACATAATCCAGGGAAATGGCTTATTTATATGAATAGTCTCCCTTAATGAACTATTAACTGAAGAATACATCCCAAACAGCAAGGTAAATTACCCTGTATTTGAAAACAGGGTGAACATTTCAGCAGCAACACTTTTAACTCCGGAGCAGCCAATTAAGGTTAAAAGCGCagccagtacttttgcttgggcTTTGGTGCCACGGGCTTTACTCTAAGGCAACCCTTTTGGAGCAAATGCATGTCAGCTGGGCACGTGGCTTTCAAAAATTACCTCTGCACTGAAAAAGAGAGGGGACACAGGCACAGCGCCGTCCACCTCTGAGAACCACAGGGCGCCTCTTCTCCAAAGTGGGGGCGAGGAGCCAGCTCACCGGCTCCTGGGACGTGCAAAGTCGCCCGGGCGCTGGCCTCTTACCACGAACTCCTCCAGGGTCTGGTAGGTCTTGCCCCGGAACTCGCAGTAGTTCTTCCTCTCCTTGCACTGCGGGCAGCACTGGCTGGTGTCAACGTGGATGCAGCGCGGGTGCAGCCGCGGGCACTCGGGCTGTGCACACAGCGGTCCCTCCTCGGTGCACAGGCAGGGGCAGGCCGAGGGTCCCGGAGCAAACTTCTCCCCGATCGCGTACACGAAGCCGCTCTCGTCCACGCAGCCCTTGCCCCGGTAATCCGGGTACGCGTACTCCTCCGGCGGCTCAGGCGTGGGCTCCGACTCCGGACCCGCCACGTCCTGGGCGGCGGCGGCCGGGGGCTCTTCGTGCGGGGTGTCCCCGCGGGGTCGCCCCTGCAGGTCCCCGGCCCCCGCGCCCCCGCCCTGGGCGGCCCAGGCCTGCTTCTGCCTGCTCCACGCCTCCCGGCCGGCCAGCCCGCGGCCGCTTTTGCCCTTCCAgtcccggccgccgccgccgccctcgTCCCTCGCCGGACGCCCGAGCTCGCTCACCCGGCCCGGACCGTCCCGAGACGCGTGCTCGCGCTTCTCCTGGCCCGGCCGCTCCGGCGCCTGGGCCAGCTTCTCCAGCGGGATCCTCGGGCTGCACAGGGCCACCATCAGGCAGCAGGTGAGCAGGAGGGAACTGGACAGCGCGCCAACTGCCATCGCAGTGGAGCTGGGCATTCCCTACCGCGtcccggcgggcgggcgggcggggagcGCGGCCGAGGGGCGAGTCGCATTCACAGCCCGGGGGCGCGCCGCCGCCAGCCGGGAGCCGCCGTCCCTGCGGAGAGAACAGCAGCACAGCTGAGCCCCGCGGCCCGCGCGCGCCCGGCCCCCTCCCGGCCCCGAGCCGCCCGACCCCGAGGCTCCCTAGATGGACTCGCCGGACCACGAGGGCAGGGGCTGCATTCCCGGCGCCCGGGCGCCGCCGGGGGTCCTACAGATCCAAGACTGCGGGCCTGGACACGGAGGCGAGTCCCAGAAAAACACCGACCCGCAGTGTGCCCCCTGTCGTCGTTATTAGCGGGTGGTGGAGCGGTGGGGATGCAGCAAGCTGGGCCCGCGCCCCCTGCAAGGCTCGGATGGAGCCACATAACTCCAGCGCCTCGCGCCCCTCTTCAGGTCCCGGCCACACTTCCCCAAAGGTCGCACAGTGGAGAATTCCGCAGTGGAGTGGACGGTGAAGACTGTGcagaaaaataagaaggaaaccCTTCCTCGCTTGCCTGAGGGCgtttggggaagaggggagggaaggaagggaagaaaccTTGCAGGGCCCGGTGATTCATCTGAAAAACTTTTCAAACGCCGCCAGTGCGGGGCGCAGACGCCCCTTCCCCGCCCTCCAGCTCGGACCCGGCTGCCGGGGGAAGAAGGTCCCCGACtatcccccagcccacccccagtTCCCGGCTGCGGGTCGGGGATTCCGCAGGCTTCTCTTCCTCCGCCAGCCATCCGGCAGCGACTCAGCGACTCCGGGCGCAGACCAGAGACCCTCGTGTGAGCCGCAGCGCTCAGTCTCCTAATTTCTTTGACCCTGGAGGGGGTCGTGGCCTTGGAGCAGGAAGGCCCAGCAGACTGAAGGTGTGCGGTGGAGAAGGCTGGAGATGGAGGGCGGGGGCGAACGCCCCTCAGTCTCCCGGTCTCCGAAAACCTCTCTGGTTCCCAAACTTTCTGCGGCCCAAAAGGGCCGACAGAACCCTAGACTAGACGCTGCAGGGTACTGGCCGCCCAGTCTCTCTCCACCTAGCCGTCCAACTCCCCAAATCTGTGCGCCCCGGAGTGGCTTCCTCCGCTTCCCCACCCTCTTCCAGTAAGCAGGGCTCCTCTGTGCCCTCTGCTCATTTCCAGCCCCAGCCCGGTGGACCTCATCCAGGCGATCACCCATATTTACAAACttggggtctggggtggggggactTCTCCTAAGCAGCAGGGATGCGGAAGGGCCCCCGGGGCGCGGACACCCAGCATGCATCCTCATCTCCGAGGGCGGGCGCCCAGCCTACATACATGAGCGCAGGGCGCCGGCCGGACGCCGGGCTCGCGGCGGGCTCAGGGGCAGCAGCGGCGGGCACGGACCCTGGGCGCCGGCGCCCATCCTCCGGCCGGCGAGGGCCCGGAGCGGAGCGCACAGCGGAGAGCTCAGCCCCACCTGCGCGCGCTCCGCCCGGCGCGTGCACTCGGCTAGGGCGTCTCCGCGGTCTGGCTCGTCGCGCCGGCGGCCGGGAGCCGTGGCCCCAACTCGCGTCAGTTTCTGCGCCGCCTTCCGCCGCTCATCCTCCGATCTGGTCCCTGCGTCTCCGCCACGAATCGCGCCCCGGGGCGCCCCAACTCATTCTTGCTCTTCTCGGGCAGGCGCGGAGAGCTCCCCGGACCAGGCAGCCGGGAGGCTGGGGTGTCCGCGGCGCGTAGGAGGCAGAAGAGACGCCCGGAGCGCGGCGGGCGGGCGACGGGCCCCGAGGCCGGAGTGGGAGCCCTTGCTCCCGCCTCCCCTGCCGCAGCCGCTTCCCGCCCCGCGCGCTCCCCGCCCTCCTCTGCGGCCGGGGTTTGGGAGGCGTCGCCGTGGCGGCCGGCGCTACCCGGGGGTTTGAAGACCTCCCGCCCCGCTGCCCACCTCGCGGCCGAGACCCACCTGTCAGTCTCCCGCGCAGCCGCCTCCCCACCTCCGCCGCCGGCTGCCATCCTCCAGCCTTGTCATTCACCCTCCGCTGGACCTTCCATCtgggctttttcctttcctttattcttccctttaattCCTTCCTTCCTAATTGGCCCCCTCTGGCTTTCCTCCCCGCGGACAGCCTGGTCTTGCGACTGTTGAAAAACCCGAATCAAACTGTGTTCAGTTTGGAATTCGAAGGCCGTGTTAGCTTAGCATAGCAGCTTATgcggaggtttttttttttttttttgcttctctctttACATTCAGAAAGCCAGAAGTATAGACGTGTAAGAGTCAGAAACCCATAACAATGCGCGCAGTGTACTTTCAGACTCTCTGCCTATCTCTCTTCTCCTCTactgcccagccccaccccggTCCCTCTGGCTCCCCTTTCCTGGGTGAGGGACTCCTGTCACCGAATAGAAACATCTGCCAGGTTAACTTCGCTGGAATGCAAAGCTGTCCAGCAGAAGCCTGTGTGATTCAGACTTGTTTTTACTCTGATCTTGCTCAATGAACATGCTACTTTTCTTTgataagaaaaggaaggagaaaatgaaattgtTCAAATTAACtcctaaaatgaaattttttgtaGAGATGTCTATTCCCAGTCAGTGGTTCTTACTGTGTCATCTTAAAATCACTGACAATACTCAGATGTATAACACACAACCTTTATCCTACAAGGTCAGGCCTTGGCCTGGGGATGGGTGTTTGAGAACAATTGCTTTCCTCTTCCACAGGAGATgtggctggatccctgggtcaggaagatcccctggaggaggaaatggcaacccactccagtattcttgcctggagaatctcatggacagaggagcctggtgggctacagtccatagaatcccaaagaattggatatgcctgagcaactaagcatgcaaaGTACCCACCTCTTGATCCTGAACAAACCATTTGAATGAACTGCGGAAAGGCCCTTTCCCAGCCACAGAAAGACTGGTCAGAAGAAGTTTCTCCTGATTCACCTAAGCAACCTCCCGCCACAGCCAACCccacgccaaaaaaaaaaaaaaaaaaaaagaaaagaaaagcagttgGGTGGAGCGTTTCAACGTCCAGAAAGATTTAAGCCCTTCTGCCTTTGCATCCTGTCACTTCAAGAGACTGGTCACACTGGCCTGTGGGACTGAGCAGCCTGGCCACCCAGTCATTTCACATCATGTTTGTCTCTGTTTTAACACCAAGGAATCTTTGTTACTTTGTTATTTGTTGTAACACCAAGTTACATTGGTATAATCCCTAGTAGATGTGACTAAGAAGAATAAAACTTTAATGGTATGTGTGAAAGATTCTACTTCTAGCTAATAAGTTGGTTGGGGGTCCAATAGAGGGAATCACAAAGCCTCTTCTGATCTTACTTCAGTCACAGAGCCCTTGAatcagaaggctttgtgcctccGTGTGTGGGTACAGTGGAGAGCTGTAGTGAGAGGTGGTGGCCTCTCAAAGAGGCCTGACAAAATGAGGGAGTAATTACACTGCCCAGTGTCCCAACACTACCTTATGGCAGGTAACTCTCAGGAGTTCTGTTAGAGGGCAGATGAGATGAGGGGAGAAGCAATTTTAGAAGGATTTCTGTACTTAGCGGAGAACAATGTCCATGCCACCTTGATTAGCTGAGAAATTCAAGGCAATATCTGGGAAGTAAAGGGGAATCtgattctccttttctttctctctgtctctttcttcccttctcctccctccctcttcctccttccctctctatccctccctctctttcttctttcctcaatttttttttcttcctttcttccatccTTTCTCTTATCTAAGTTCCTCTCAGGTTGCAGAGTAGGAGGGAGCGGCAAAAAGATTTCTGGATGTGGAGTAAGGTGACAAGGTCTTATCAGGTCCCACTCGGGGCAGTTTTGTGACCTCAGACAATTCACCTGCTGTCTCAGGGTCACCATTTCTCGTCTTTAAAAGGAagaattaggaagaaaaaaaaaaaaagcatctctgAGTAGGTAGCAACCTCAAAGAGCTCTGAGACCATGGCATGTTTCTGCCCCCCTGACCTGTTGTAACTGACTTTATTAGTCTTAAAGCAACCAACAGAAGACCTGAGTCTGTGAGTGTGCCCACAGCCCCCAGGCCCATCCTGAGCAGCAGGCAAGGCGGACGGGTTCCAGGCCAAGTTCAGAGTTGCCGCGTCCTCAGTTTTCTGTCTCCTGAAGTATAGCTCGTTTACTTTCCTTTTTATCAAGGCTTGTTTCTGGCTCCGACACAGGCCCTGTAGCCGCAGACTGTGTCCTAGCTCTGGGGTGTCTGCACACACCTTTGAAAAGGTGGCTTATTAAACTAGGGCCTCCTGCTGGACTTGATTCATCTTCTCGTGCTTTCAGCCCCGGAAGCAGATGCGGAGGGAGGGGTGGGAAAAGCTGGGAGAGCCGTGCTTGCGACTCACACAGTCCTGGGCATGCGCACGCCGTCTCATTCATTCCATGCGGCACGCCCGGGACACCACTGCTGCTCGCCGTTTTGCCAGTGGGGAGCCACACCTCAAGGAAGCTGTGAGCTGGCTAAGGTCCCGACTCACAGGGCAGACGCCAGGTGACACTGGAGCCTCAGAATCTAACTCCAGGGCTGCTGGGCCAGCACCACCGCTGCCTTGGTGGTGCTCTGCCCGTGACTTAACTGTCCATGTCACGGGGACTCCTCAACCTCCCAATCCAGCCGATccctgctgactttgcatcccggGTCCTACACTTCTGAGAGCACACAGtcgcagaggggaggggagggatcaGAGCGGGCTGTGTGCCCTGTAGTCAGCTCCAGGGACGTCCTAGTGGTCGCGTGTGTGGATCAGGCCAAACTAACCTACCCTAGGGGCTCAGTCTGTTTCTGCCGAGGAATCAGGGACAGAGTGATACCTGCATAACTGAAGAAAGGTAACTCCTTCGAGGAAAGAATTAGACCAGATGCACTGGAATGGAGGTATATTAGGAGATAAAGTGGCAAGTGATGTCATGAAGCTTGGGTCTGCTCCCAACTCCCCTAGAGGGATGAGACAGGGTCGTTTGCGGGACTCAGGGGGGAAGAGGTGATGTCTGTGGCTTGAGAGTAGAAAAGAGACTGTGGGATGAGGTTACATGCGTATGTGCCAGTCACtgcagttgagtccaactctttcttacactatgggctatagccctccaggttcctctgtctgtgggattctccaggcaagaatactggagtgggttgccatgccctcctccaggggatcttcccaacccagggatggaaccctcatctcttatgtctccttcattggcgaGTGGGTTCTTTATTGCTGGTGcacgtgggaagcccatggaTGAGGTTAGGATGAACAAATAAACAGCCATGGTATAGAGGGTCTGATGGAGACTAGAAAGTGGATGCCTGGGGGCCTAGCATCTTGTGCATTTTCTCCACAAGCAAAGGGAATTGGGATGCAGGGAGAGCTTCTCCAGAGGTGGCCATGGATGGCAGGGTGCTGCCAGCACCACCAGCCCTACTGGGAGGGGATGCAGAGTCATTTCTGTGGCAAGGAGAGCCTTCTGGAAACTCCTGTTCAGTAAAGATGGGGCAGAAAATGCAGAGCTTCAAGCTTCTCACTACATCCTGCTGGCTCCTGCCTGTCTGGGCCTAGTGCCTAAGGGTTGCCATTATTGAGTTCACACCTTTACTGAAGTTGCATTTATCTTGAATTCTGGTCTTAGGCCAGAGAAAAGCCATAAAATCTCCGACTTTCCAAGTTGGAGAGACTGAAAGCCACTTGCACCTGAAATCAGGGTCAGGCAGAAGGCTGACC contains:
- the VWC2 gene encoding brorin, which translates into the protein MPSSTAMAVGALSSSLLLTCCLMVALCSPRIPLEKLAQAPERPGQEKREHASRDGPGRVSELGRPARDEGGGGGRDWKGKSGRGLAGREAWSRQKQAWAAQGGGAGAGDLQGRPRGDTPHEEPPAAAAQDVAGPESEPTPEPPEEYAYPDYRGKGCVDESGFVYAIGEKFAPGPSACPCLCTEEGPLCAQPECPRLHPRCIHVDTSQCCPQCKERKNYCEFRGKTYQTLEEFVVSPCERCRCEASGEVLCAVSACPQTECVDPVYEPDQCCPICKNGPNCFAETAVIPAGREVKTDECTICHCTYEEGTWRIERQAMCTRHECRQM